From Hoeflea sp. 108:
TTCACGCAGCCGGTCGAGGACACGCCGTGGCTGGGCAGCCGCCCGTCGACGCCTGACGGGCTGCCGGTTATCGGTCGCGCCGCGCGCCATCCACACCTGGTCTTCGCCTTCGGCCACGGCCATATCGGCTTCGCAAACGGTCCGGCCACAGGGGCTATCGTTGCCAGCCTGGTCGCGAGCCAGAAGCCGCCGCTGCCGGTCGAGGCTTTTTCGCCGGCCCGCTTTGGCGGCTAGGCAACCCATGGCAAACCGGCTCACGGCAACGTCAGCCCGCCGTCGACATGCAGTGCCTGGCCGGTGATCTGGCTCGCCTCCCGCGACAACAGGAACTGGATCGCCGCGGCCACATCGGCCGGTTCGGTCAGCTGGCCCGTCGGTGTCACCGCGATGGCCTTTTCCAGCGCCGAACTGGTGGCCGCGAAATGCCCCTTTGGGTCCTTGCGGGTGAAGCCGGGCACCACGCAGTTCACCGTCACGCCCTTGGGCGCGAGCTGGACCGCCATCGATTTCGCCAGGGCCTCCAGCGCACCCTTGCCGGCCGAGGTCGCCGGGAAGTGGATGTCGGCGGTGCCGAAGATATGGGCGACGAAGGAACTCACCACCACGACGCGGCCCCATTCGGAGGCATCGAGATCGGCCATGGCCGCATTGACCAGCCTGAGCAGCGCCGTTGGCATCGTGGCGAAGGCCTGCTCCAGATCCTGGGGCTGCACTTCGCCCAGCGTCGA
This genomic window contains:
- a CDS encoding SDR family oxidoreductase — protein: MARTFDRIVLITGAASGIGAETARRLSAPGVGLVLHTRKNAEGLGEVAEICGRKGAVVDMVVGDLADPDVPARMVAAARERFGRVDQIVSNAAQAARSTLGEVQPQDLEQAFATMPTALLRLVNAAMADLDASEWGRVVVVSSFVAHIFGTADIHFPATSAGKGALEALAKSMAVQLAPKGVTVNCVVPGFTRKDPKGHFAATSSALEKAIAVTPTGQLTEPADVAAAIQFLLSREASQITGQALHVDGGLTLP